One Erpetoichthys calabaricus chromosome 8, fErpCal1.3, whole genome shotgun sequence DNA segment encodes these proteins:
- the LOC114656490 gene encoding melanoregulin-like, with protein sequence MGFGELLLGLCCCCCDTGEQNCEKEPLWSGHQKSVSMTQPSIWRDEDWNLWSSPHDLSHMETDDDRQLCTLIVARNQLDEDTEEWEKLNFDIHSLRQVRREVKGRWRKILHQLGFQKEVESLLSVTKSSTLSDATKLGEAKDILLKLAEETGIFPSCCGMQERYVFVLDRLLVLDLGEEFFKVARRCYPPSCD encoded by the exons ATGGGCTTCGGGGAGCTGCTGCTCGgtctgtgctgctgctgctgcgatACCGGGGAGCAGAACTGCGAGAAGGAGCCGCTGTGGAG TGGCCACCAGAAGTCGGTGTCCATGACACAGCCATCGATTTGGAGGGACGAGGACTGGAACCTCTGGAGTTCGCCCCACGACTTGTCTCACATGGAGACCGACGACGACCGGCAGCTCTGCACGCTTATTGTGGCCAGGAATCAGCTGGACGAGGACACGGAG gaatgggagaaactgaacTTCGACATTCACAGCCTGCGGCAGGTGCGGCGAGAAGTCAAAGGCCGCTGGAGGAAGATCCTGCATCAGCTGG gctTTCAGAAGGAGGTCGAGTCCCTGCTCTCGGTCACCAAGTCCAGCACCCTGAGCGACGCCACCAAGCTGGGTGAAGCCAAGGACATCCTGCTCAAGCTGGCAGAGGAGACGGGCATTTTCCCCTCGTGCTGTGGCATGCAGGAGCGATACGTCTTTGTGCTG GACCGTCTCCTGGTGCTGGACCTGGGAGAAGAATTCTTCAAAGTGGCGAGAAGGTGTTACCCCCCGAGCTGTGACTGA